One Papaver somniferum cultivar HN1 unplaced genomic scaffold, ASM357369v1 unplaced-scaffold_135, whole genome shotgun sequence genomic window, CGATTATTTCAGGCTAGGCGTTCATAATTAATCAGAATACTGCATACACGATGCTCAAAATCTTTGTTATCTAGACATTTTACATTTATAAttaatttctttgaaatttgaAAACAGCCTTGTAAACTCAATAGCTCACGGCCTTATATGCTGCCCATTTGTAGAAGAAAAACATATTAATTAGTTAACCTTGAATATACTACTGCTGAACTCTATGATCTACACAAATAGATTGGACCTTTGTCAAGCTTGTATCTGTGCCATAGAAAAAGGTTGGATGGTGCCCATAATCTGGTAATTGGGTAATACTGGCGGTTGAAGGTTAAATTATTTATTTGGTCACTTTTGGGGATGTTTGCTTACCTATAGTTTATTATGTCATAATAATTATCAAAATGAAACTGTAGATATTTTTTCCTTAATGTGGTTTTGCTATTGCCATCTGGAGGGGGCTAAACCTTATTCCTTAAGTTTGGTATTCACAATAAAAAGATATTGTCTCGATGCTATGTTTGCCTGCGGCGTCGTCGAGGTACCTCAGTGTGTCACTTTTTTACTCTGGTATTAGTATAGGGTACTAGCTCAGTTATTCATGTGTATGAATTTGTTATTTAGACTATTGAAATAGATGTTATTAAACTGCATAGAAAAGATACGCTTTTGCTTGTGTTTGCTTCATGCTCTGCGCTGGATAACCTGGCAGTCTGTCATGTGGTGACGGTTATTTGATTCAGACGGGAGCATAGATGCAAGTGTTATTTTTGCTCATGAAAACAAAGACCTGCAAGATAGGATGGTTAGTGGCAGGGAGAAATAAACTCATCCCTGGTGTGGAAAAACATCCTATCCGAAACAGTGCCAGACATTTCTAGTATGTGATCAGGATGTAAATCTTTCTGTACAGATGATAAATTTTGTTACAGGGAAATAATGGAATTGTGGATTTTACAGAGACCAGTGTGGTAGAGTGCTGAAGCAGAAAGTTCGTCTGGAAAGAAGCAGTTCCATGGATTGCTGAGATGATTGAAGACTGTTAATATCTCTTTTGAAGGATATAAATAACAAAGAAATGAAGCAGTATAAAAGTTAAGCAGCATATGTTTAAGAACTTGTCGTTCTTGTCATACCAGATGGTCTGTCAGACTGGTTATGCCATTCTAGTTGCTTGGTAGTCCGTATAGCTTGTAGTAGTAAGGTTATATCAACCAGCATAAGCTATGGTTTGCCAGCATCCAAAGAAAATATTTGGGGAGCGAAAAATGAGGTGTTAGAGAGGATGGCTCAGGTCAAATCCTGACATTGGAATTGCAAGTCTCGGCATACCTCTGTTAGGAAACCCTTGCTAGTTTTGTAAATCATTCCTGGCATATCAATTGACAATTACTGCAATAAGCTGATAGTAAAATTGTGGTATAAGGTTTAATTCTGAACAGCTGGTTAATTGGTGGCTTTACTTTTACCTAATAGGATGATTAACTTTTTTTCACTGCCCAAATTAATCCATGATATCTCTCAGCTTATCAATGCAAATCAGGTTTAACATATGTCTAAAACAAGCTCCCAGTTTTTAACTCCAATTCTTATCCACTCAACCTTATCTTTCATCAGAAGCATGTGCAGAGGAATCACAGTGAACCTTCCCAGCTGACAGATTAAATAGAGGCAAAAATGGACAAAAAACTTCGCAACTTGCAAGCTGGATTCTAGAAAGTCTTAAGTGCTGCTTGATAATTTAGATTCTGTCATTTCAATGTTATGGGTTGTCAACATgagattgtaaaaccaattttgaaCAGCAGTTGTAACAAGATGGGAGCAAAAGAACACAAAGTTGAGAATAGAACATCAAATAATTCAATAAATCAGAGTACATTTTGCACTACAGAACATGCAAAGCTGAAACTGCTTCGCGGACAAATAAAGTAAAAAGCAACCTTAAATTACATATTACAACACATGAAAGAAATGCCTTTCACGTCTCTGCCATACTCCAGAACCAACGTTAACATTGATAAAGCTAACAGAAGATCGGATAAATTAACGAATTCACAAGCTGGCATAGTTTAAGCTTCCGCAGTGAGTTTCAGAAGACTTGGTCTCCGCCTGTGATTCTGAAGCTTAACGCACAGCAGGCTTCTGGGAGGGATTACATTCTCAAGCAATAAATACAGCAGGCTTCTGGGAGGGATTACATTCTCAAGCAATAAATATTTGATATTACGGAGGGAAATGCTCAGTATCCATTGGAGGGTAACCAGATTGTGCTATTTTCATTCCTCGCAAAAGACTCTTTGCTGTTTCCTTTTCCTGCAAACAATAATGTAAATAGAAAGTGAATAAGTTATGGCAAAAATCTTATCGATTTGATGATCTGTTGAAGGATAATATCGTATGTTATTTAATGAATGCTAAAAAAAAGAAGGGTTTGAATATAAACTCACTGGACCGGTGTAATCCAAGAGCCTGGTGCAGTAAATCTCTGCTTGCCTAAATCTCTTTTCAGCTCTGCAGTGTGTAGCAAGAAAAAGCAGAGCTTCTACCATGTTAGGTCCATCCCTCTCCTCAGCTTCCATCCTCTCCAAGTCCTTCTCATAATAAAATGCTGCTTTTTCAGAACGTCCTAGCTCTTGATGCAGCTTAGCAAGCTGATGCAGTGCTATTGCCTCTCTATCATTACAGTTAGCTGCTCTTTCATAACACTTAATTGCTTCCTCAAGCATGTGAAGCTGTTCAGTTTCATAACATTGGGCCATGGCGATCCACAACCTAGAGTCACTTGGCTGCAAATAAACTGATTTACGGAAATAATACAATGCATAAAAGGGCATGCACATCATCTCGTATGCTTGTCCCAACCCATACCAGGCACGGTAATCACATGGGTTTATATCCACAGCCCTCCTATAAGCATCAACAGCAGCTGGGGTATTCTTCATCTCAACATATTCGTGACCCATCAGAGTCCAAGCTGATAAATAGTTCTTGTTGAGCTTTAATGCCCTCCTAAAGTACATTACAGATTTCTCGTGCTGCCCCTTCAAACTGTAATAATTACCAATGATGCAGCAAGATTCCGGTCGGTATTTGTCAGTGAGGAATACCCTGTGGGCAAGATAACTTAAGGCGGAGAAGCATTCTTTTGCATAGAGAACGTTTGAATACATATCCATGTCTTCTACTCTATATGGATCATTTCGCAGGAGTTCTTCAAAAATCACttcaacttcctcaaattcccttaGACTGTACTGAGCTTTTGCAATTTGAGCTTGGATGTAATTGCTGAAACGGAAAGTTCTTTGGAGGTGTTCGTATCGTGCTAAGGAATCAGTGTGCATTCTTAGTTCTTGGAATGCACTGCCCAGGAAGAAGTCTTTCATCCAATGGTTCTTGAGATCGAGGTTCTTCAAGATGTCGTTGGTAGTGCACAGACATTGAAGCTCTGACCAAGCACTCCAATTCCAAGGATAGTTGTTCACTGACTCCACCAAGACTGTTCTAGCAAGATCCTTGCGGCCTTTCTCTTTCAGCACAACCCCATATAAATACAACCCGAATGGATCAATGGTGCCATTTTTGCGCTGTGCCGATAACTCCCTCTCAAGAGAAACCAGCTCATTATTCACGGCATCACTCTTACCTAGAGATCCATCCAGTTCAATAACCTCTTCCTCTTTACGTTTTTCGCCAGCCTGTATTCAAATAATGGAAGACAGAAATTAATAAAACTAATCATTCTGATGTAAAGCCACAATATTCTTATAATAGATAGTAGTTGCCAATCTCAATACACTGttctgcagaaattgcaattgcACCAGCCAATTCATATTTTCAATGCGCAActttatcacacaacatcaataTAGAAATCTATATGCTCCATTCACATTACCACACAACACATTCATATAACTACATGATAAGAATCTAGTGTATTAAGGCAACCATCCAGTCAGCCAGTAAGAAATCTCTTGTAGATGGCAAATCATTAAACACACATATTAAAATTAAGGATTCCAGGTTTAACATGCTCCGACAAATATTCATCAAAGACACGAGCCAGTTGTATGTGTACGAAAATATCGAAGGCCTTTAATTCAAAACTTCTAAATACTGAGATCCCCACTTTACAAACTACATTAGGCCACATTTATCGAAGTTAATTCGTATATGTAACCATCGCCATGCTTCAGCTAACTGCTCACACAGCAAACATACTCGGATACTCCCATTCAGAAATTTTATCAAATACATGATGAACATAACAACAGACCAATTTTCAACTAACCCTAATTTTaccaaaacaaaacaataaaaactACCCATCTAGAAAACCCAAATCCCAATTCGCCCAGATACAAATCGAACATAATCGTCTAAAAAAGACCCTAAATTTTACGAGTTTGGGGCAGGCACTACTCACCAGATAAATAGAATAAGACCTCAAGAAGACGGCTTTTTTCCCTGTCTGATCTCTAAGAACATGAGCAGCTCTTCTATATTCTTTACAATCAAAATAAGATTTAGCAAGTAAATAAAAATCATTATCAACATtattatcatcttcttcatgaattGGTGTTGATATATAAGAGACGCCAGCAAGTGGTGTTAAAGGTGGTTCATttgtaccaccaccaccaaatctTCGTCGAATACTAGAACTTCCTCTTTGAAATCTTGTATGTGATGGTGTAAACTTCGCTGGATCTTGTTCTATTCCAACTAATTGTTCTGCTGCCCTGTTAAATAAATAACCCAATTAATAATTACTActaaagaaaccctaaaaaaattgaaaaaatttgaATTGTAAAGAAGAGGGAGAATGAatttagggttttctgagaaTGGGGATAATACCATTTTGATGCAGTATAAAGACATCGATCACTGAGTTGGCGAATCGCTGTTCTGAGTTCGTTTCTGTAAGTCTCCTTGGAACCCATGAATCAGTCTCTGTGTGGGTTCTCTCAAAATCTCGCGCTTTTTGATTTAAAACCCCAAAATTGAAAATAGTGGGTGGCGTCTGTTACTAAGATGCGCTTGGGGTGTATTGGCTGTAACAGGAAGCTCATGTCAAAGTATCATGTTGAGTTGTGTGTTATTAGGGTAcccgtttttattttctttctgtaACGTAAAAGGGGTTTTAAACTTTTAATGAGAGCCCAAAACTTTAGAGTGGAGACTCACTTTGCTGATCTGAAGTATGGTTTCTAGGCATCTGAGCTATCACAAAAAGGTATATtacctccgtttcagaaaaaataattttttcatttttttattattatcttaAAATAAGTCAAATCGAAAAGGCGGAaatatcatttttcttgaaacgTAAGGAATAAATAATTGCCTTTTTTTACCAGCAACTTTCCTTTATTCTTCACTCGAATCGACTTATAATTCTATAACTTTTCTCTTGCAAGTGAAACTTCGTGAGCCTCGCAGACTGAGACTTTCATAATTTTTATCTTTCTTTTAACATGACATATGCAGAAGAAGTCGAAAAGTATTCATtttcaaaatcattcaaaaatattgaaaaagcgggggtctaacaaccacacccaatatttcgattagcaatctgtatggacaaactccaatatacttttaagagaatcaactagacagtcagactcaatcttaataaaagtatatcaaagagttatatctcactttatcgattcaatacttactcaagcaaatagaaatatgcgagtctaattgaatacaagagaaatcacttgaaaggtaccaaagaccaatgttcaaggatcaatcaatttcaatcaacaaccaaagattggatttccaaattgatcgattcaacgcacaacctgtgatatttcaattatataacaaaatataatgcggaaaataaataacacaaacaccagaagttttgttaacgaggaaaccgcaaatgcagaaaaaccccgggacctagtccagattcaacacacattgtattaagtcgctacaaacactagcctactacaaactaacttcgatctggactgtagttgaaccctaatcaatatcacactgatccaaggtacagttgcgctacgtctctgatcccagcaagatactacgcacttgattcccttagctgatctcacccacaactaagagttgctacgacccaaagtcgaagactttaataaacaaatctgtatcacacagaaaaatctacagtaatagatgaatccgtctcccacagaaatacctacgagtttttgttccgtcttttgataaatcaaggtgaacaggaaccaattaataacccggacttatattcccgaagaacaacctagaattatcaatcacctcacaataatcttaatcgactagcgaaagaagatattacggaatcacaaacgatgagacgaaggcttttgtgacttcttttatatctttcccaacggagaaatcaatctcaagccaatcttacgattgtactcaaataagatagaaacaacaagatttgatcacgcaactacaaagaaaatagttgggtctggcttcacaatcccaatgaagtcttcaagtcgttaacctacagggtctcgataagaaacctaaggttaaaggagaatcaactctagctaatacaactagtatcacacagaaggtgtggggattaggtttcccagttgctagagttttcctttatatagactttcaaatcagggtttgcaatcaatgttagattagtaacaaagcattcaatattcaccgttagatgaaaacctgattaggttcaagttaatatctttcaaccgttagatcgaacttagctttttacatacaaatgaaatgcacgtttatttaggtttgtgtaaccgtacccaaacatgtacacttagttggttcaacagtagttaaccaaatggttagccatatgagcgcttccatatcaaccatattcttctttaccacaactagtttaaatgactcaaatgaactagttagagagttgtttaattgcttagatcttatagaagtatacaagacacaatcgaagcaaaaacgatttggttcactcgaatcaatttatgaactttatagccaccgtttgcaaatatgcattccttagtttatataagtttaagttcacgaataacagTTTTTAGAAAAtgaccaacttaagtacgcatgctggtgtttatgggtgaaaactgtttctactgattttggtaaatttgggtgtgtggatgagaaacgaatctaaaccctaaacaaatgcactgcacgggagtgcttttgattcgagagatcaatttatacaattctggcctaaaccaagaaatggtcgttccagacttgcttcggtcacaaagtgaaggagatggggttgatcttagggagggaagcgaagaaggtgttgagattgtgaaggtgttggctatttatgacttgtatcagaatgatgaactggcttgcacaatgaaagctatcagttctgggtgttttttgaatactgtgacaacacttggttttttctgtgttggaaataggtgaaggacctatttatacaagtcattgagcgcaaccctcatctcgtaggaagtggaggaggtgaagtgatggagtagtggggttgtgtaggagtggtgattgtcacacgatcacacctttgcccacttccctcatcactgttaaccgtccaccttttctcgacacgttcttgtaattgcgcgttgcacgctgcacactgtaaaccaccagaccaaaaccccagtaagcatcccaagtttgtgacacgcttgatgtctcgaatgagcggatcgtgggacccacgcaggaaatagcatacggtgctaagttatttaaggagttGGTATccgtgaaatatcgtgtatgctcgatgcatgtaatgcatcgaaaacaatcaatatgtatggagcatcgctgttttaaagcttaaccgaataagtcgcggagtaagcgtcttaaaataacatcacgtccaaccatcttcgagtgatcgtttggaggccgcatgggcgggccatcccctggtcgatcactccctgtggaagagtggtggacggtgatcaccGAGGTGCTTGATTGGTCGttagcttttaacctaggttgttcgtccaagctggcaaagttgtacggacgagatggtttacgccACATATctacgaccgttgatggaattttagggtttttaagaggtgcgaaagcatccctctttggcttgatcgaattcaagcatgggcgttacttttggtgggaccgatcggtcaCGCATGGAGCCGGTCCGTTGTTGTGCACGTCTATACCTCTCAGTCccatgaaggcttgatctaggccactcaaattgactggaaaagatgagtggtcgtgatcgatttgcgacagaaatccattgccgcaaaggatttggaatccgcgtgacatgccaccttcgGGCATGCGTTTCGAGATGCTCGGCCATGGTTCGCCTAGGACGGCCGGTCACATGCAcagatgggcccacagtgatcacgttgacatccttgggacatcttgagtctatatctacaccctccgtttaggctggcgaagatggatggacgcgatcgaactacgacagatatgcatcgccgcaaaccctaattaggttttttaaacggtcacgcacgcgtgactttggccaaacggtttggaaaaccacgcttctcctttgggagGACCGACCGTATGGGGACCACGTTGGGCTGACaatgaacatatgtgcaccttcctgatggtcctaggtacGATCTAAGCTATCCAAATAGGCTGTCTAAGTTGGATagttgtgatcgttttaagacactagtggaatttccgcgaccttTCAAAGCATCACGCCATCCATGCTTCGAGctaacgttcattgctccatggatttgtcgtgagaaaaccgatcgggttggtgaggagtgggcccgccaacgtgtgcgttgaCACTTCTCTGATCATTCATGAGATGA contains:
- the LOC113334162 gene encoding anaphase-promoting complex subunit 8-like encodes the protein MGSKETYRNELRTAIRQLSDRCLYTASKWAAEQLVGIEQDPAKFTPSHTRFQRGSSSIRRRFGGGGTNEPPLTPLAGVSYISTPIHEEDDNNVDNDFYLLAKSYFDCKEYRRAAHVLRDQTGKKAVFLRSYSIYLAGEKRKEEEVIELDGSLGKSDAVNNELVSLERELSAQRKNGTIDPFGLYLYGVVLKEKGRKDLARTVLVESVNNYPWNWSAWSELQCLCTTNDILKNLDLKNHWMKDFFLGSAFQELRMHTDSLARYEHLQRTFRFSNYIQAQIAKAQYSLREFEEVEVIFEELLRNDPYRVEDMDMYSNVLYAKECFSALSYLAHRVFLTDKYRPESCCIIGNYYSLKGQHEKSVMYFRRALKLNKNYLSAWTLMGHEYVEMKNTPAAVDAYRRAVDINPCDYRAWYGLGQAYEMMCMPFYALYYFRKSVYLQPSDSRLWIAMAQCYETEQLHMLEEAIKCYERAANCNDREAIALHQLAKLHQELGRSEKAAFYYEKDLERMEAEERDGPNMVEALLFLATHCRAEKRFRQAEIYCTRLLDYTGPEKETAKSLLRGMKIAQSGYPPMDTEHFPP